In Chloracidobacterium sp., one genomic interval encodes:
- a CDS encoding type II toxin-antitoxin system VapC family toxin — MPFFDTSALVPLCVNESASSAAGRIWKSSSGQIIWCETPVELESAIARLLRTNQLDMVEFNRAKKRLGNLETKWEIIEHDHRIIQLARTFPFQYGLKAADSLQLAAALVWCNEHPKNRDFVSADAGLLKAAGSAGFTVHGLG, encoded by the coding sequence ATGCCTTTTTTTGACACCAGTGCCTTGGTGCCGCTTTGTGTTAACGAATCTGCTTCGTCTGCTGCCGGACGAATTTGGAAGAGCTCGTCCGGCCAAATTATATGGTGTGAGACGCCGGTGGAGCTGGAGTCGGCTATTGCTCGGTTATTGCGGACGAACCAGCTTGATATGGTTGAATTTAACAGAGCCAAAAAACGACTGGGGAATCTTGAGACAAAGTGGGAGATCATCGAGCACGACCATCGCATCATTCAACTCGCCCGAACCTTTCCGTTTCAATACGGATTAAAAGCCGCAGACAGCCTGCAACTTGCCGCCGCTCTGGTGTGGTGTAATGAGCATCCTAAAAATAGAGACTTCGTTTCGGCTGATGCAGGGCTTCTCAAAGCTGCGGGATCGGCTGGGTTTACGGTTCATGGATTGGGATGA
- the lysC gene encoding lysine-sensitive aspartokinase 3, translating into MSKVSERTDLTVMKFGGTSVGDVAAFARVHTVVSTQLERQPIVVVSAMTKVTDALLDAFDIAKRGDHTAAFASLEPHFQRHIEVAKHYIRPENADTFDTELQYARSELNDLLIRVERRSLPLSMLKDAIVSYGEQLSSRLLAEVLRSRGIAARQVDSRRLIVTDDEFGAAQPLIFETNELIRLELLPLIKGGEVPVMGGFIAANKAGETTTLGRGGSDYTAAIVAAALAAQELQIWTDVTGVMTCDPRICGDAHTVPILSYEEAAELAYFGAKVLHPKTIKPAVDNAIPVRVCNTSEPNETGTMVVASSAETPNKIKSIAHKKNITILRVSSARMLGSYGFMSAVFQVFERFRTVIDVISTSEVSIALTLDNTTELDKIVTELERLGEVEVEGGYAVICVVGEGLRASTGLASKIFTTIKDVNIALVSHGASAVNLTFVVRESDAADVIKKLHKEFF; encoded by the coding sequence ATGAGCAAAGTGAGCGAGCGAACGGATCTGACAGTGATGAAATTCGGCGGAACGTCGGTCGGCGATGTTGCCGCCTTCGCGCGCGTACATACGGTCGTTTCGACTCAGTTGGAGCGGCAGCCCATCGTTGTCGTATCGGCGATGACCAAGGTTACGGACGCCCTGCTCGACGCTTTCGACATAGCCAAACGCGGTGACCATACGGCGGCGTTCGCATCGCTCGAACCGCATTTTCAGCGGCATATCGAAGTCGCAAAGCACTATATCCGGCCGGAGAACGCGGATACCTTCGATACCGAACTGCAATACGCGCGGAGCGAGTTGAATGATCTTTTGATACGTGTCGAGCGTCGCAGCTTGCCGCTATCGATGCTTAAAGACGCCATCGTCAGCTATGGCGAGCAGCTCTCATCGAGGCTGCTTGCCGAGGTATTGAGGTCGCGCGGTATTGCCGCACGGCAGGTCGATTCGCGGCGTTTGATCGTTACTGATGACGAATTCGGAGCGGCTCAGCCGCTCATTTTTGAGACAAATGAGCTGATCCGCCTTGAGCTGCTCCCTTTGATCAAGGGCGGCGAAGTGCCCGTGATGGGAGGCTTTATTGCTGCGAACAAAGCGGGCGAGACGACGACGCTCGGACGTGGCGGTTCAGACTATACGGCGGCTATAGTTGCCGCTGCACTTGCTGCGCAGGAATTACAGATATGGACGGATGTAACGGGTGTTATGACCTGTGATCCGCGTATATGCGGCGACGCTCACACAGTGCCGATCCTCAGCTACGAAGAAGCGGCAGAACTTGCGTATTTCGGTGCGAAAGTGCTCCACCCGAAGACGATCAAGCCGGCGGTTGATAACGCCATTCCGGTGCGTGTCTGCAACACATCCGAGCCGAACGAGACGGGCACGATGGTAGTTGCGAGCTCGGCCGAAACACCGAACAAGATCAAGTCGATCGCGCATAAGAAGAACATAACGATCCTCCGCGTTTCGTCCGCACGGATGCTCGGCAGCTACGGCTTTATGAGCGCTGTTTTCCAAGTGTTCGAGCGCTTCAGGACGGTGATCGACGTCATTTCGACATCGGAGGTTTCGATCGCACTTACGCTCGACAACACGACCGAACTCGATAAGATCGTTACCGAACTCGAGCGCCTCGGCGAGGTCGAGGTCGAAGGCGGCTATGCCGTCATTTGCGTTGTCGGCGAGGGGCTTCGTGCCTCGACGGGGCTTGCATCAAAGATCTTTACGACCATAAAGGACGTCAACATCGCTCTTGTCTCGCACGGTGCGTCCGCTGTCAATCTAACGTTCGTTGTCCGCGAATCCGACGCCGCCGACGTGATAAAGAAACTGCATAAGGAGTTTTTCTAA
- a CDS encoding 3-oxoacyl-ACP reductase FabG, with protein sequence MKNEKLEQKLPFCLFSGRTAVVTGASRGIGRATAIRLAEAGANVIVNYLTNDLEADAVVRECLSFGVKALAFKADVAVPDEAERLAKAAVENFGHLDIVIANAGIWEGEPIETMSEELWDRVIDTNLKGTWTICRAAVPYFRSNGGGSIVIVSSTAGQRGEAGYSNYAASKGGQIAFTKALSNELAPRIRVNAVAPGWVDTNLNDPVFIDAEFRERVIDGIPLNRVATADDVALSIVFLASDWARHVTGEVLNVNGGAVLCG encoded by the coding sequence ATGAAGAATGAAAAATTAGAACAGAAACTGCCGTTCTGCCTCTTTTCGGGCAGAACGGCTGTAGTTACCGGAGCATCACGAGGCATCGGCCGGGCAACTGCCATACGTCTTGCTGAGGCAGGAGCTAACGTTATCGTTAACTATCTTACAAACGACCTTGAGGCGGACGCGGTCGTTCGTGAATGTCTTTCATTCGGCGTAAAAGCTCTCGCATTCAAGGCGGATGTTGCCGTCCCGGACGAAGCAGAGCGCCTTGCAAAGGCAGCTGTCGAGAATTTCGGCCATCTCGATATAGTCATTGCGAACGCGGGTATTTGGGAAGGCGAACCCATCGAAACAATGTCTGAAGAGCTTTGGGACCGCGTGATAGACACGAATCTAAAAGGCACTTGGACGATATGCCGTGCCGCCGTGCCATATTTTCGCTCTAACGGCGGCGGCTCGATCGTGATCGTTTCTTCCACGGCCGGACAGCGCGGCGAAGCAGGGTATTCGAATTATGCAGCATCGAAGGGCGGCCAGATCGCGTTCACCAAAGCCTTGTCGAATGAGCTTGCTCCGCGGATCCGAGTCAATGCCGTCGCGCCTGGATGGGTCGATACGAATCTGAACGACCCTGTCTTTATCGATGCGGAGTTTCGCGAGCGCGTCATCGACGGCATTCCGCTTAACCGTGTCGCAACTGCCGACGACGTTGCTCTTTCGATCGTATTTTTGGCGTCAGATTGGGCAAGGCACGTTACAGGTGAGGTGCTGAATGTCAACGGCGGTGCGGTCCTGTGCGGCTAA
- a CDS encoding alpha/beta fold hydrolase, with product MIEFDHTIDEPFELESGAVLNAVKLRCTIYGELNAERSNAVLVFHALTGSSRIGEWWNGTIGRQKVLDTSKNAFICVNYLGSCYGSTSARQLKEQDEHNITPLVTLRDMVRANGHLFRSLGVKRFKAVIGGSVGGMLALQHASEFPDSVEHAISIAATPLSAMGLALNHIQRQAVTAGDLALARQVAIVSYKSHQQFDARHGRKPNRNGEDPHQHGGRFDIGGYLDHQGEVFLQRFEPGSYELILKAMDLFDLADRDIERIRAKVSLVGISSDQLFPASDVRALCGRLADSGVKARYYEMRSDDGHDAFLSDTYETARVLREVLGGQARSAAAHFLSYRHAKQIAKTLAKVEL from the coding sequence ATGATCGAATTCGATCACACGATAGACGAACCGTTCGAGCTGGAGTCAGGCGCTGTGCTCAATGCCGTCAAGTTGCGATGCACGATCTACGGCGAACTGAACGCTGAACGCTCAAATGCGGTGCTTGTGTTCCATGCTCTTACCGGTTCCTCGCGGATCGGCGAATGGTGGAACGGAACGATCGGCAGGCAGAAGGTGCTCGACACGTCGAAGAATGCATTCATTTGCGTGAATTATCTCGGCTCATGCTATGGCTCGACAAGCGCCCGACAGCTAAAGGAACAGGACGAACACAACATAACGCCGCTCGTTACCCTTCGCGATATGGTGCGTGCGAACGGCCATCTTTTCCGCAGCTTGGGTGTCAAAAGGTTCAAGGCCGTAATAGGCGGCAGCGTCGGCGGAATGCTTGCACTTCAGCACGCGTCGGAATTTCCCGATTCCGTCGAGCACGCGATCTCGATCGCTGCCACACCGTTATCCGCAATGGGGCTGGCGCTCAATCACATTCAGCGGCAGGCCGTTACGGCGGGCGATCTCGCGCTTGCGCGGCAGGTTGCGATCGTTTCGTACAAGTCGCATCAGCAGTTCGATGCACGCCACGGGCGAAAGCCGAACCGCAACGGCGAAGACCCGCATCAGCACGGCGGCAGGTTCGATATCGGCGGATATCTGGATCATCAGGGCGAAGTGTTCCTGCAGCGGTTCGAGCCGGGATCGTACGAGCTGATCTTGAAGGCAATGGACCTTTTTGACCTTGCCGACCGCGACATTGAGCGTATTCGGGCAAAGGTTTCGCTTGTCGGCATTTCATCCGATCAGTTATTTCCGGCGTCCGATGTGCGAGCTCTTTGCGGCCGCCTCGCGGATTCCGGTGTCAAGGCACGTTATTACGAGATGCGTTCTGACGACGGGCACGATGCCTTCCTAAGCGACACGTATGAGACGGCACGCGTCCTGCGCGAGGTCCTCGGCGGACAAGCACGCAGTGCGGCCGCACATTTTCTTTCCTATCGGCACGCAAAGCAGATAGCCAAAACTCTTGCAAAAGTTGAATTATGA
- a CDS encoding homocysteine synthase encodes MSENNFGFNTLAIHGGQEIDPATNSRAVPIYQTTSYAFNDADHAARLFALKEFGNIYTRLMNPTTDVLEKRVAALEGGVAALATASGQAAETLAIITLAGAGDEIVSTTSLYGGTYNLFHHTLPRLGIKVRLVDGADYEGIEAAIGERTKAIYTETVGNPKLDVIDIERLAEIAHRNGLPLIIDNTIPSPVLCNPIKWGADIVLHSATKYIGGHGTTIGGVIVDAGKFDWAAGGRFAEFNEPDPSYHGISYTEAFGPLAFIIKARVQGLRDTGAALSPFSSWQLLQGAETLPLRVERHSENALAVAEFLDGHSLVEWVNYPKLPSSKFYKLAEKYLPDGASSIVTFGIKGGAEAGKRFINSVKLFSLLANIGDAKSLVIHPASTTHQQLTAEEQVSTGVSPELIRLSVGIEDIADIIADLDTALSSSAASATAALA; translated from the coding sequence ATGTCAGAAAACAACTTCGGCTTCAATACATTAGCGATACACGGCGGACAAGAGATCGACCCTGCGACGAATTCACGCGCCGTGCCAATTTATCAAACGACGTCGTATGCGTTCAACGACGCGGATCATGCAGCACGCCTCTTTGCACTGAAAGAGTTCGGCAACATCTACACGCGCCTTATGAACCCTACGACCGATGTGCTTGAAAAGCGCGTGGCGGCACTCGAAGGCGGCGTTGCGGCGCTTGCGACCGCAAGCGGACAGGCTGCAGAAACGCTGGCGATAATAACGCTTGCCGGAGCCGGCGACGAGATCGTTTCAACCACGTCGCTCTACGGCGGCACTTACAACCTCTTTCATCACACACTGCCGCGTCTCGGGATCAAGGTTCGCCTTGTTGACGGGGCCGACTATGAAGGCATAGAGGCGGCGATCGGTGAGCGGACGAAGGCGATATACACCGAAACGGTCGGTAATCCGAAGCTCGATGTGATCGACATCGAGCGGCTTGCTGAGATCGCTCACCGCAACGGGCTGCCGCTCATTATCGACAACACGATCCCGTCACCGGTTCTCTGCAATCCGATAAAATGGGGAGCGGATATTGTCCTTCATTCTGCGACAAAGTACATTGGCGGACACGGGACGACGATCGGCGGCGTGATAGTCGATGCCGGCAAGTTCGATTGGGCGGCCGGCGGCCGCTTTGCGGAGTTCAACGAGCCTGATCCGAGCTACCACGGCATATCGTACACCGAGGCTTTCGGGCCGCTGGCGTTCATCATAAAGGCACGTGTTCAGGGCCTCCGCGATACCGGTGCGGCGCTCTCGCCGTTCTCGTCGTGGCAGCTCTTGCAGGGGGCTGAAACGTTGCCGCTTCGTGTGGAGCGCCACAGCGAGAACGCACTTGCGGTCGCAGAATTCCTCGACGGGCATTCGCTTGTCGAATGGGTGAACTACCCTAAGCTGCCGTCGAGCAAATTCTACAAACTCGCCGAAAAGTACCTGCCCGATGGAGCCAGTTCGATAGTTACGTTCGGCATCAAGGGCGGTGCCGAAGCGGGCAAGCGGTTCATTAACTCGGTCAAGCTCTTCTCGCTGCTCGCAAATATCGGTGATGCGAAATCGCTCGTCATCCATCCCGCATCGACGACGCATCAGCAGTTGACTGCCGAAGAGCAAGTCTCGACCGGTGTTTCACCCGAACTGATACGGCTTTCAGTCGGGATCGAAGATATTGCCGACATCATAGCTGATCTCGACACTGCTTTGTCATCGTCCGCGGCGTCAGCGACGGCGGCCTTGGCATAA
- a CDS encoding AMP-binding protein, whose product MQDIEKPEQQAVAWIPTEDVTERSRLMRFMRQVGVSTWDDLYQYSINNVERFTEDVLKFLDIKFDPPYDKLLDISNGIEMPRWFSRNADTPVRVPTAGLNITEMCLDRWQTDEMKDEPAVISEAEDGHTRELSYGELLAMTESCAAGMRAKGLKKGDAIGIHLPMLPETVAALLAINRIGAIAVPVFSGYGIEAIASRMNAVGAAAIFISEGFSRRGKWVDALTTAEQAIDEVPTIKNIFLVRTAEANGRTPAELKGETWCSFDQLISGGADNARTEPTAAEDPLIILYTSGTTGKPKGIAHTHASFPIKAAQDMAFGTDVGKGTRICWYTDLGWMMGPWLIYGALINGATICIYDGAPDYPTADRMWKFCADHKVEVLGISPTLVRSLARSGDTPVPMSVASTRTEDLGGGTADEDKSVPALSRRGWYRSHKLPHFDGEVIQFVTFRLGDSLPQPALERLKLQLENEKLSDDSDAYRQRVEEYLDQGAGECILKDPRAAAIFEELLLNEHGSSCDLKAWVVMPNHVHILVRMLPGHDLAGLIKRIKGISARRINQLLDREGTLWQPDYFDRYIRDGKHYSKTLSYIENNPVISKLSDKIENFRFSSAWAYRSGNTSVPMSIASTRTEDLGGGIADGGKSVPAPSRYDLSSLRILASTGEPWNPDPWWWLFEKVGNSKLPIINYSGGTEIAGGILMGNPLLPIKPCSFSAPCPGMDVDIFGEDGKPVERGQVGELVIKQPWIGMARGFWQDAERYHEAYWARFENIWVHGDWAMQDEDGSWYILGRSDDTLKVAGKRVGPAEVESILVSYDGVVEAAVIGVPDEVKGTAMVAFVVRQSDLPIGDELQAELKALVAKEIGKPLAPSEIHFVAALPKTRNAKVMRRVIRSAFLGQDAGDLSSLENPNAVAEISKLCPTKQKNKNDTME is encoded by the coding sequence ATGCAAGATATCGAAAAACCGGAGCAGCAGGCTGTTGCGTGGATACCGACCGAGGATGTTACAGAGCGTTCGCGCTTGATGCGATTTATGCGTCAAGTAGGTGTCTCAACTTGGGACGACCTTTATCAATACTCGATCAACAATGTCGAAAGGTTTACCGAAGACGTGCTGAAATTCCTCGATATCAAGTTCGACCCGCCGTACGACAAACTCCTCGACATTTCGAACGGCATCGAAATGCCGCGCTGGTTCTCACGGAACGCGGACACTCCCGTCCGCGTTCCGACCGCCGGGCTTAACATCACCGAAATGTGCCTCGACCGATGGCAGACGGATGAGATGAAGGACGAACCGGCGGTGATTTCGGAAGCCGAGGACGGACACACTCGCGAATTATCTTACGGCGAACTGCTTGCTATGACAGAGAGCTGCGCGGCAGGAATGCGGGCAAAGGGCCTTAAGAAAGGTGATGCGATCGGGATCCACCTGCCGATGCTTCCCGAAACAGTTGCCGCATTGCTCGCGATAAACCGCATCGGTGCGATCGCGGTACCGGTCTTTTCGGGCTATGGCATCGAAGCGATCGCCAGCCGTATGAACGCCGTCGGGGCCGCTGCGATCTTCATCAGCGAAGGATTTTCGCGGCGCGGCAAATGGGTCGATGCACTCACAACAGCCGAACAAGCTATCGACGAAGTGCCGACGATAAAAAACATCTTTCTTGTCCGAACGGCAGAAGCGAACGGCCGCACACCCGCGGAATTGAAAGGGGAAACTTGGTGTTCATTTGACCAACTCATTTCTGGAGGAGCAGATAACGCAAGGACCGAGCCGACCGCCGCCGAGGATCCGCTGATCATTCTTTACACCTCGGGCACGACCGGCAAGCCGAAGGGCATTGCTCACACGCATGCGAGTTTCCCGATCAAGGCGGCGCAGGATATGGCGTTCGGCACCGACGTCGGCAAAGGCACTCGCATTTGCTGGTACACCGACCTAGGCTGGATGATGGGGCCGTGGCTGATCTACGGCGCTCTCATTAATGGCGCAACGATCTGCATCTACGACGGCGCACCGGACTATCCGACCGCGGACCGTATGTGGAAATTTTGTGCAGATCACAAGGTCGAGGTGCTCGGCATTTCGCCAACACTAGTACGTTCGCTCGCGCGGAGCGGGGACACTCCTGTCCCCATGAGCGTCGCTTCGACGCGAACAGAAGATCTCGGCGGAGGAACCGCCGATGAGGACAAGAGTGTCCCCGCTCTGTCACGGAGAGGCTGGTATCGCTCACACAAACTACCGCATTTCGACGGTGAGGTCATTCAATTTGTAACATTCAGACTCGGAGATTCGCTGCCGCAGCCGGCACTTGAGAGGCTAAAACTTCAACTGGAGAACGAGAAACTCTCGGACGACTCAGATGCTTATCGGCAGCGCGTCGAAGAATATCTCGATCAAGGCGCCGGCGAATGCATACTTAAAGATCCCCGGGCCGCAGCCATTTTCGAAGAGCTTCTCTTGAATGAGCACGGCTCATCCTGCGATCTAAAAGCTTGGGTTGTGATGCCGAATCACGTTCATATTTTGGTGAGAATGTTGCCCGGTCACGACCTTGCAGGTCTAATCAAGCGGATAAAGGGCATCTCCGCCCGACGTATCAATCAGTTACTAGACCGCGAAGGTACGCTCTGGCAACCGGACTATTTTGACCGATATATTCGCGACGGCAAGCACTATTCCAAAACCCTTAGCTACATCGAAAACAATCCGGTAATTTCCAAACTAAGCGACAAAATAGAGAATTTCCGTTTCTCGAGTGCGTGGGCGTACAGGAGTGGGAACACTTCTGTCCCCATGAGCATCGCTTCGACGCGAACAGAAGATCTCGGCGGAGGAATCGCCGATGGGGGCAAGAGTGTCCCCGCTCCGTCGCGGTACGATCTTTCTTCGCTTCGCATCCTAGCTTCGACGGGCGAACCGTGGAATCCCGATCCTTGGTGGTGGCTCTTTGAAAAGGTCGGCAACTCAAAGCTGCCGATCATCAACTACAGCGGCGGCACCGAGATCGCGGGCGGCATTCTGATGGGAAATCCGCTTTTGCCGATCAAGCCGTGCTCATTTTCCGCTCCGTGTCCGGGTATGGATGTTGATATTTTCGGCGAAGACGGTAAGCCGGTCGAACGCGGACAAGTTGGCGAACTCGTGATAAAGCAGCCGTGGATCGGTATGGCTCGCGGATTTTGGCAGGACGCTGAGCGATATCACGAAGCATATTGGGCAAGATTTGAGAATATCTGGGTGCACGGCGACTGGGCGATGCAGGATGAGGACGGAAGCTGGTACATACTCGGACGCAGCGACGACACGCTCAAGGTTGCCGGAAAGCGTGTCGGCCCGGCCGAGGTCGAGAGTATCCTTGTATCGTACGACGGCGTCGTCGAAGCGGCAGTTATCGGCGTGCCGGACGAGGTCAAAGGCACCGCAATGGTGGCGTTCGTTGTACGGCAAAGCGACCTTCCGATCGGCGATGAACTCCAAGCCGAGCTTAAAGCATTGGTAGCAAAGGAAATTGGCAAACCGCTTGCCCCCTCGGAGATACATTTCGTCGCTGCCCTGCCGAAGACGCGAAACGCAAAAGTGATGCGGCGTGTTATTCGTTCGGCATTCCTCGGTCAGGATGCGGGCGACCTTTCGTCGCTCGAAAACCCAAATGCCGTCGCTGAAATAAGTAAACTCTGTCCGACGAAACAGAAAAACAAAAACGATACAATGGAATGA
- a CDS encoding cation transporter encodes MQNKRLTRLAWLSIATAIATISLKAAAYVLTGSIGLLSDALESVINLVAAVFALWMLTIAGRPADDGHPYGHTKAEYFSGALEGSLIGMAALSIAWAAIGRMLAPQPIENISLGLVISFIASILNLIVGQLLIREGRKHRSVTLEADGKHLMTDVYTSAGVIVAVFAVGITGWLILDPLIALIVAVNILRTGYEVVSHAATGLMDAAVPPEDHAKIVSILDGFKASHGIDYHALRTRRSGTRAFVTVHILVPDDWTVQFGHHFLEQIVDDIHIAVPGSNVFTHMEPLNDPLSMQDIELK; translated from the coding sequence ATGCAGAACAAACGTCTGACCCGATTGGCATGGCTTTCAATAGCAACCGCTATTGCGACCATCTCATTAAAGGCGGCAGCATATGTGCTGACGGGATCGATCGGCCTTTTGTCGGACGCTCTCGAATCGGTCATCAATCTTGTTGCTGCGGTTTTCGCACTTTGGATGCTGACGATCGCGGGCCGGCCGGCTGATGACGGCCATCCCTATGGCCACACAAAGGCGGAGTATTTTTCCGGAGCACTCGAAGGCTCACTGATCGGAATGGCGGCGCTCAGCATCGCATGGGCGGCCATAGGACGAATGCTCGCTCCGCAGCCGATCGAGAACATCTCGCTCGGCCTCGTCATCTCTTTCATCGCATCAATCTTGAATCTCATCGTCGGCCAACTGCTCATCCGTGAAGGCCGCAAGCATCGCTCGGTAACACTCGAAGCTGACGGCAAGCATCTGATGACCGATGTTTACACGTCCGCAGGCGTTATTGTGGCTGTATTTGCGGTCGGCATAACGGGCTGGCTGATACTCGACCCGCTGATCGCGTTGATAGTTGCGGTCAATATTCTTCGGACGGGCTACGAGGTCGTCAGCCACGCAGCGACCGGCCTGATGGACGCCGCAGTGCCGCCCGAAGATCACGCAAAGATCGTCAGCATCCTCGACGGCTTCAAGGCGTCGCACGGCATTGATTATCACGCGCTGCGAACGCGGCGGTCGGGCACACGAGCATTCGTTACGGTACACATTCTCGTACCTGATGATTGGACCGTACAGTTTGGGCACCACTTCCTTGAGCAGATCGTCGATGACATACATATTGCGGTACCCGGCTCGAACGTCTTTACACATATGGAGCCGCTCAACGACCCGCTTTCGATGCAGGATATCGAACTAAAGTGA
- a CDS encoding DNA-3-methyladenine glycosylase 2 family protein — MAEYLAKKHTIFRKVLILYGQPPLWGREQGFATLLQIILEQQVSLASAKACFDKLVAHIGRLTPETLLTLDDITMKRIGFSRQKTAYARHLSQALIDRRIDLDALEALPDHAVKAELVKLKGVGEWTSDIYLLMAMLRPDVMPRGDIALHEAYRRLRALDERPSSNTFAEIAEQWSPYRSVAARLLWHFYLSERRAARTFGE, encoded by the coding sequence ATGGCGGAGTATCTTGCTAAAAAGCATACGATCTTCCGCAAAGTACTTATTCTCTATGGGCAGCCTCCGCTTTGGGGCCGTGAGCAGGGTTTTGCAACGCTCCTTCAGATCATCCTTGAGCAGCAAGTGTCGCTTGCCTCGGCAAAGGCCTGCTTTGATAAACTCGTGGCTCACATCGGGCGGCTCACGCCCGAAACGCTCCTTACTCTTGACGACATCACCATGAAGCGCATCGGTTTCAGCCGGCAGAAGACGGCGTATGCACGGCATTTGTCGCAGGCGCTGATCGACCGGCGGATCGATCTGGATGCCTTGGAGGCTTTGCCGGATCACGCGGTGAAGGCTGAGCTTGTAAAACTCAAAGGCGTCGGTGAATGGACAAGCGATATTTACCTTTTGATGGCGATGCTTCGGCCGGATGTGATGCCGCGCGGCGACATTGCCCTCCACGAAGCCTACCGGCGGCTCCGCGCGCTCGACGAACGGCCGTCTTCGAACACGTTCGCCGAGATCGCCGAACAATGGTCGCCCTATCGAAGCGTCGCCGCGCGGCTTCTTTGGCATTTTTATCTCAGCGAACGCCGGGCAGCACGCACTTTTGGCGAATAA
- a CDS encoding DEAD/DEAH box helicase: MPRFDRRYKGRRPNRRQNKERTDKRRLARESSVELEPPLSPARHQAVERLLSGIGVPAPTPFVADRFQIEALAAIEENDVLVTAPTGSGKTWIAREEIRRLLEMGKRAWYTTPLKALTNSKYSEFSDAFGAGNVGILTGDRKENTDAPLIVGTTEIYRNQLFDALRGGFDVRTDLVILDEAHYLADNERGHVWEEAIILSPPRIRLLLLSATIGKPQDLASWIEDVRGSTVRVITAGPRPVELRAAYLSGGLQLYPLLRPDGSFDSSLERLAAKRQHGQRRR, encoded by the coding sequence ATGCCTCGTTTCGACCGGCGGTACAAGGGCCGACGCCCCAACCGCCGCCAAAACAAAGAACGAACTGATAAACGCCGGCTTGCACGCGAAAGTTCTGTGGAACTTGAGCCGCCGCTTTCACCGGCACGCCATCAAGCGGTCGAACGCCTGCTGTCGGGCATCGGAGTTCCCGCCCCGACGCCGTTCGTTGCCGATAGATTCCAGATCGAGGCACTTGCGGCGATCGAAGAGAACGACGTGCTTGTAACCGCTCCGACAGGCAGCGGAAAGACATGGATCGCACGTGAAGAGATACGCCGGCTGCTCGAAATGGGAAAGCGCGCTTGGTACACCACGCCGCTAAAAGCTCTTACCAACTCGAAATACAGCGAATTTTCCGATGCCTTCGGTGCCGGGAACGTCGGCATTTTGACGGGCGACAGGAAAGAGAATACCGACGCTCCGCTGATAGTAGGCACTACTGAGATCTATAGAAATCAGCTTTTTGACGCGTTGCGGGGCGGCTTCGATGTACGCACCGACCTTGTGATACTCGATGAGGCCCATTATTTGGCCGATAATGAGCGTGGCCACGTTTGGGAAGAGGCGATCATACTTTCGCCTCCGCGGATCAGACTTCTGCTCTTGTCGGCAACGATTGGAAAGCCGCAGGATCTGGCAAGCTGGATCGAAGATGTGCGCGGGAGCACGGTGCGAGTTATTACAGCGGGCCCGCGGCCCGTTGAGCTTAGGGCTGCCTATTTATCAGGCGGCCTTCAATTATATCCGCTTCTCAGGCCCGACGGCAGCTTTGACAGTTCTCTTGAACGCCTCGCGGCCAAGAGGCAGCATGGCCAAAGACGCCGGTAA